In a single window of the Renibacterium salmoninarum ATCC 33209 genome:
- a CDS encoding deoxyguanosinetriphosphate triphosphohydrolase produces MAESVAETTQTVGYSADDAARFVQEQAKKSYRSPFERDRARVLHSSALRRLGAKTQVVAPDTDDFVRTRLTHSLEVAQVGRELGRVLGCDPDVVDTACLAHDLGHPPFGHNGESALNDLAHAIGGFEGNAQTLRLLTRLEPKVLTADGFSAGLNLTKASLDAACKYPWLAADAPVIHGQRSSKFGVYTDDEPIFAWLREGAPAGHSCIEAQVMDLADDISYSVHDVEDAIVAGHFQLSYLDDSDTRARVIVYTRQWYLPHAEEAKIDAALARLEATEVWVRHADGTRASMAALKNMTSQLIGRFCQSALDTTRAIYGPQPLTRFAADVVVPEETIHEIAAMKGLATTFVMTSENRVPIYQRQQEVLHELVGALAAGGEAHLETMFAADWRQAADDAGRLRAVIDQVASLTDVSALAWHKRLT; encoded by the coding sequence GTGGCTGAATCCGTGGCAGAAACTACGCAAACCGTCGGCTACTCCGCTGACGATGCGGCACGATTTGTTCAAGAGCAGGCCAAGAAAAGCTACCGCAGTCCTTTCGAGCGAGACCGGGCTAGAGTGTTGCATTCCTCCGCGCTGCGCCGTCTTGGTGCCAAGACCCAAGTCGTTGCCCCGGACACCGACGACTTTGTCCGAACGAGGTTGACGCACTCGCTTGAAGTAGCTCAAGTGGGCCGTGAATTGGGCCGAGTTCTTGGCTGCGACCCCGACGTCGTCGATACCGCTTGTTTGGCACACGACCTAGGCCATCCGCCCTTCGGCCACAATGGTGAATCTGCGTTGAATGACTTGGCGCACGCCATCGGCGGTTTTGAAGGTAATGCGCAGACCCTGCGGTTATTGACTCGGCTGGAACCTAAAGTGCTCACCGCTGACGGGTTCTCGGCCGGGCTGAACTTGACCAAGGCTAGCCTAGATGCCGCCTGCAAGTACCCGTGGCTAGCTGCTGATGCGCCAGTGATTCACGGCCAGCGCAGTAGCAAATTTGGCGTCTACACCGACGACGAACCAATTTTCGCCTGGCTACGAGAAGGCGCGCCAGCTGGCCACAGCTGCATCGAGGCGCAGGTGATGGATCTAGCTGATGACATCTCCTACTCCGTGCACGATGTTGAAGATGCGATTGTTGCGGGTCACTTTCAGCTGTCCTATCTTGACGACTCAGATACCAGGGCCAGAGTAATTGTCTATACCCGGCAGTGGTACTTACCGCATGCCGAGGAAGCTAAGATTGATGCGGCTTTAGCTCGGCTGGAAGCAACTGAAGTTTGGGTGCGTCATGCGGACGGTACTCGTGCCTCAATGGCCGCGTTGAAGAATATGACTAGCCAGTTGATTGGCCGGTTCTGCCAGAGCGCTTTGGACACCACCCGGGCCATTTACGGGCCGCAGCCGCTGACCAGATTTGCTGCCGACGTCGTTGTGCCAGAAGAAACGATCCACGAGATCGCGGCCATGAAGGGCCTAGCCACGACCTTTGTCATGACGAGCGAAAATCGAGTCCCGATATACCAGCGGCAACAAGAGGTGCTGCACGAGCTGGTTGGCGCGCTCGCAGCCGGTGGCGAGGCGCATCTAGAGACGATGTTCGCGGCAGATTGGCGTCAAGCAGCCGACGACGCTGGCCGGCTGCGCGCGGTGATCGATCAGGTAGCCTCGCTGACCGATGTGTCGGCCTTGGCCTGGCATAAGCGGTTGACCTGA
- the dusB gene encoding tRNA dihydrouridine synthase DusB: protein MTVIDVPVATDRLELPPLRLGNITVDTPVVLAPMAGITNTAFRRLCREYGGGLYVAEMVTSRALVERTPESLRIISHDEDEKVRSVQLYGVDPITVGKAVRMLVEEDHADHIDLNFGCPVAKVTRRGGGAALPWKTELFASIVRTAVREASKGDIPLTIKMRKGIDDDHLTYLEAGKIARDSGVAAVALHGRTASQFYSGTADWSAIARLREAVTDIPVLGNGDIWSAEDAIRMVRETGIDGVVIGRGCQGRPWLFGDLMAAFDGDSRRFRPGLKQVADTVYRHAQLLIETFGEEGKALRDIRKHMAWYFKGYVVGSELRTKLAMVSTLEALRELLDQMDTDSPYPGVDAEGPRGRAGTPKRTALPNNWLAERDLNEEQQANIAAAELDVSGG, encoded by the coding sequence GTGACTGTTATCGATGTGCCAGTAGCAACTGACCGGCTTGAACTGCCGCCGCTCCGGCTAGGCAATATCACTGTGGACACCCCAGTGGTTTTGGCCCCCATGGCCGGAATTACCAACACCGCTTTCCGACGGCTCTGCCGTGAGTACGGCGGCGGCTTGTACGTGGCCGAAATGGTCACCTCGCGGGCCCTGGTTGAGCGCACGCCGGAAAGCTTGCGCATCATCTCGCATGACGAAGACGAGAAGGTCCGTTCCGTGCAACTGTATGGTGTGGATCCGATTACCGTGGGCAAGGCGGTGCGGATGTTGGTCGAGGAGGATCACGCCGACCACATCGATCTGAACTTCGGCTGCCCGGTGGCGAAAGTGACTCGTCGCGGCGGCGGGGCGGCGCTTCCCTGGAAGACTGAACTTTTCGCCTCGATCGTGCGCACCGCGGTTCGCGAAGCATCGAAGGGCGATATTCCGCTGACTATCAAGATGCGCAAAGGCATCGACGATGACCACCTGACGTATCTGGAAGCCGGCAAAATTGCCCGGGATTCTGGTGTCGCCGCGGTAGCTCTGCACGGGCGGACAGCCTCGCAGTTCTATTCCGGCACCGCTGATTGGTCCGCAATTGCCAGACTGCGTGAGGCCGTTACCGATATTCCAGTGCTCGGCAATGGCGACATCTGGAGCGCCGAAGATGCTATCCGGATGGTTCGCGAGACCGGCATCGACGGTGTGGTCATTGGCCGCGGTTGCCAAGGCCGGCCTTGGCTTTTTGGCGATTTGATGGCCGCGTTCGACGGCGACTCCCGCCGGTTCCGCCCTGGACTCAAGCAAGTAGCGGACACGGTTTACCGGCACGCGCAACTTCTCATCGAAACTTTCGGCGAAGAAGGTAAGGCGTTGCGCGACATTCGCAAACATATGGCCTGGTATTTCAAGGGTTACGTTGTTGGCAGCGAGCTGCGGACCAAATTAGCGATGGTGAGCACACTCGAGGCACTGCGCGAATTATTAGACCAAATGGATACCGACTCGCCCTACCCTGGCGTTGACGCGGAAGGCCCACGGGGCAGGGCTGGCACGCCAAAGCGCACCGCGTTGCCAAATAACTGGTTGGCGGAGCGCGACCTCAATGAAGAACAACAAGCCAATATCGCAGCGGCAGAATTGGACGTATCCGGTGGCTGA
- a CDS encoding RICIN domain-containing protein — MPAQMLVDYVKVTDLGGVNPVKSKPPTRGGLGGDPWASLHVESPAVLLKSVADGQAVDVDANATKPEGAKVNSWDYAKGNNQRWQMYRQGSENRFIFRSIGSTLVLDKSIAGTDIQQWGYGGGSNQQCNFSDAPGGSQGQIQIQSGQDGSCLTNKGHGQQLRTEGCRSGDRNQMWTINDAQ, encoded by the coding sequence ATGCCAGCGCAAATGTTGGTTGACTATGTCAAAGTCACCGATCTTGGAGGCGTGAATCCGGTGAAGTCCAAACCACCAACACGCGGCGGATTAGGCGGTGACCCGTGGGCTAGTTTGCATGTGGAATCACCCGCGGTCTTGCTCAAAAGCGTTGCTGATGGCCAGGCCGTAGACGTTGATGCCAACGCGACTAAGCCAGAAGGCGCCAAAGTGAACTCTTGGGATTACGCCAAGGGAAATAACCAACGCTGGCAGATGTACCGGCAGGGGAGCGAGAACCGATTTATTTTCCGCAGCATCGGCTCCACCTTGGTCTTGGACAAAAGCATCGCCGGTACCGACATTCAACAATGGGGCTACGGCGGCGGCTCCAACCAGCAATGTAATTTTTCCGATGCGCCCGGCGGTAGCCAGGGCCAAATTCAGATCCAGAGCGGTCAGGATGGCTCGTGCTTGACCAATAAAGGTCATGGACAACAGCTACGCACTGAAGGTTGCCGCAGCGGCGACCGGAATCAAATGTGGACGATCAACGACGCCCAGTAG